Within Cellulophaga sp. L1A9, the genomic segment TATTTTTTACGTTGGAATTTTTATAAAAAATCTGCGATATACGTTGCTAGAAAAGCAAAAATAGGATCGGGAGATAAAATTAAAAAATATGGATTTTGGGGGCTTATATTTTTTGTAATGTTGCCTGTTCCTGGTACTGGTGTGTATGCGGGTAGTATTGCGACTTATTTATTTAAGATTGAAAAGAAAAAAGCTTTTTTAGCCAATACCATAGGGATCTTTTTCTCCTCTTTAATTATTTGGGTTACTACCATTCTAACGATGAAAGGAATTTCATAAAGAAATACGATAGTCCTCTTTTTCCTTTGTCTTTCATTCTTAAATAAGCAATTTGTTCTTAGATAATCATAATAGCTATTAATTAAAATGACATTAAGCCTTAGGCTTCTACTCCTTAGCTATCATTTGTCATCTTACTAGCCGTCAAGAACACGTACTAAGGGGATCTTTAATCTTCCTGTAAACCTTATATACGCACATACTTGAATATAGAACAGCGACACCCTACTATTTAAAATAGCAGGGTGTCGCTGTTCATGCGCTTGTTTCTTACAATTTCTTTTCATGTTCTATAGCTGCACTACTTAATTTTTAAGGAGAAATATTTGAGCTTATAGGGGTACACCAAATCTACTTTATTTTAAAAGGATTGATAAAAAAGACATTTTTATCCTTTATATGATTCTTATCATATAATTAACATTTCTAAGGCGCTACTTTTGAGGAATAATTTAAAAACTAATATGATGAAAATAGTAATTAGAAGTGCCGCAATCATTTTTTCACTTTTATTAACGGCCTGCGGAGGCAAAGAAGAAAAGAAGAAAGATGACTTTAACATCAATCGTGAAAAAACTAAAACTGAAAAGCCAGCAGAAACGGCTTCGACCACCAGTGCAGTTCCTGCATCTAAGCGAATAGATCTTGAAAATAAAGGGGTAGGTCCTGTAACGTCAGTAACCTTAACTCCAGATATTGATCAGGCTTTGGCTAAAAAAGGGGAAGAGGTTTACACGCAAATGTGTCTTGCTTGTCATAAGACAGACAAAAAGTTTATTGGTCCTGCACCAACAGGTATTTTAAAAAGACGTAGTCCAGAATGGGTAATGAACATGATTCTGAACCCTGAAGTTATGATTAAAGAAGATCCTTTAGCAAAAGAGCTTATGGCTGAGTTTAATGGTGCGCCAATGGCGAATCAAGGACTTACCGAAGATCAGGCACGTAGTGTCCTTGAATTTTTTAGAACCCTAGAATAATAAACGATTAGTTTTTAATGCACTTACGCTTAAATAAAATAACCACAAATACAATACAAATGAAAAAGTATTCATTTTACCTAGTAACCCTATTGGGGTCGGTCCTGTTTCTTTCAGGTTGCGGCGATCAAAACGGTAATGCATCATCAAATGGTGCGCTTGCTTCTAATAATGCAGAAAAAGTATATGTAGCTCCTGGCGAACATGATGAATTTTACGCCTTTATGTCTGGTGGATATAGCGGTAATGTAACCGTTTATGGTCTTCCTTCTGGACGTATGTTTAAAGAGATTCCTGTTTTTTCTCAGTTTCCGACCAATGGTTATGGCTATTCTGAAGAAACAAAACCTATGTTAGAGACTTCTTTTGGCTTTATCCCGAATGATGATTCTCACCACCCGGATATTTCTCAGACCAATGGAGAATTAGATGGCAGATGGTTATTTATAAATGGAAATAATACGCCACGTATTGCGCGAATTGATTTAAAAACATTTGAAACTGCAGAGATTATTGAAGTCCCTAATAGCGCGGGTAACCACAGTTCTTCCTATATCACAGAGAATTCAGAGTATGTGGTAGCAGGAACTCGTTTTTCCGTTCCTATTCCTCAAAGAGACATGCCTATAAAAGACTATAAAGGAAACTTTAAGGGTGCCTTGTCTTTTATTAGTGTAGCGCCTGAAACTGGTCATATGGATATCAAATTCCAGTTGATTATGCCAGGGTTTAATTATGATCTTTCACATCCAGGACGTGGAAAATCTCACGGCTGGTTTTTCTTTACGACCTATAATACAGAGGAAGCTAATTCGCTGTTAGAGGTGAATGCTTCTCAAAATGATAAAGATTTTATCGCAGCAGTAAACTGGAAGAAGATAGAAGAATATGTAGAAAATGGTGGAGGTACTATGGTGCCTGCTAATTATACACATAATTTGTATAGTGATGAGACCCATAGCGCTACTTCAACGATGAAAAAAGAGGTGCTTACTGTAGATCCTACAAAAGTGCCTGGTGCTGTATTCTTTATGCCAACGCCAAAATCTCCACACGGGGTAGATGTTAATCCAACAGGAGATTATATTATTGGTAACGGAAAGCTTTCTGCGGATCTTACGGTTTTCTCATTTGATAAAATGATTGCTGCAATTGACGGTAAAAAATATGATGGTGAAGCTTATGGTCTTCCTATTTTAAAATTTGAAGATGTATTAGCTGGTCAAGTAAAAAGTGGAGGATTAGGTCCATTGCATACCGAGTTTGATGGTAAGGGTAATGCGTATACTACGTTCTTTATTTCTTCGGAAGTGGTAAAATGGAAAGTAGGTACTTGGGAGGTTATTGATAGAAAACCAACTTTTTACTCTGTTGGTCACTGTATGATTCCTGGCGGAAATTCTGCAAAACCTTTCGGTAAATATTTGATATCCTTAAATAAGATTACCAAAGATAGATATCTGCCAACTGGCCCTGAGTTAGAACACTCTGCACAGTTGTATGATATTACTGGAGATAAAATGGAGCTTATTTATGACTTTCCAACCCATGGTGAACCACATTACGCAGCAGCTATTCCTGCCTCCATATTAGCACCTAAATCGCAGAAAATTTATAAACTGGCAGAAAACGAACATCCATTCGCTACCAAGAGTGTTTCAGATGCAAGAGTGGTTCGTGATGGTAATGTTGTACATGTGTATATGGCCATGATACGTAGTCACTTTACTCCAGATAATATAGAAGGTATTAAAGTTGGTGATAAAGTATATTTTCATATTACAAATCATGAACAAGATTTTGATGTTCCGCATGGTTTTATGATGATAGGAGCCACTAATTCTGGACTATTGATTATGCCAGGACAAACAAAAACTACCGTATGGGAACCTAAGCAAGAAGGTGTATGGCCATTTTATTGTACCGATTTTTGCTCTGCTTTGCACCAAGAGATGCAAGGGTATGTGCGTGTTTCACCTGCTAGTTCTAACATTGATCTGTCATGGTCTTTAGGAGAATAAAGTAAGAATAAGATAGTTGTTCTAAAGAAAAGCAGGTCGCAAATGAA encodes:
- the nosZ gene encoding Sec-dependent nitrous-oxide reductase — encoded protein: MKKYSFYLVTLLGSVLFLSGCGDQNGNASSNGALASNNAEKVYVAPGEHDEFYAFMSGGYSGNVTVYGLPSGRMFKEIPVFSQFPTNGYGYSEETKPMLETSFGFIPNDDSHHPDISQTNGELDGRWLFINGNNTPRIARIDLKTFETAEIIEVPNSAGNHSSSYITENSEYVVAGTRFSVPIPQRDMPIKDYKGNFKGALSFISVAPETGHMDIKFQLIMPGFNYDLSHPGRGKSHGWFFFTTYNTEEANSLLEVNASQNDKDFIAAVNWKKIEEYVENGGGTMVPANYTHNLYSDETHSATSTMKKEVLTVDPTKVPGAVFFMPTPKSPHGVDVNPTGDYIIGNGKLSADLTVFSFDKMIAAIDGKKYDGEAYGLPILKFEDVLAGQVKSGGLGPLHTEFDGKGNAYTTFFISSEVVKWKVGTWEVIDRKPTFYSVGHCMIPGGNSAKPFGKYLISLNKITKDRYLPTGPELEHSAQLYDITGDKMELIYDFPTHGEPHYAAAIPASILAPKSQKIYKLAENEHPFATKSVSDARVVRDGNVVHVYMAMIRSHFTPDNIEGIKVGDKVYFHITNHEQDFDVPHGFMMIGATNSGLLIMPGQTKTTVWEPKQEGVWPFYCTDFCSALHQEMQGYVRVSPASSNIDLSWSLGE
- a CDS encoding c-type cytochrome; protein product: MMKIVIRSAAIIFSLLLTACGGKEEKKKDDFNINREKTKTEKPAETASTTSAVPASKRIDLENKGVGPVTSVTLTPDIDQALAKKGEEVYTQMCLACHKTDKKFIGPAPTGILKRRSPEWVMNMILNPEVMIKEDPLAKELMAEFNGAPMANQGLTEDQARSVLEFFRTLE
- a CDS encoding small multi-drug export protein, which encodes MIIDYIIAMLWSISPFGEAKVGIPFGMLRGLNIYLVFVLCFTANVLVFPLMMFFLDKINHYFLRWNFYKKSAIYVARKAKIGSGDKIKKYGFWGLIFFVMLPVPGTGVYAGSIATYLFKIEKKKAFLANTIGIFFSSLIIWVTTILTMKGIS